GATATTATGTCTTTAAAGGAAGAAAAGGAATCCATTAGAAAATCAATTTATGATAAATTGTTTAATGAAGGCCAGTCTCTTAGACCTAATGGGGATTATGGAAAGATTCCTGATTTTAAAGGATCTGATATTGTAGCTGAATTGCTTGCTGGAACTGATGAATGGAAGAATTCAAAAACTATTTTTTGCAGTCCAGATTCTGCTCAAATTCCAGTTAGATATCTTGCTTTAAAGGAAAACAAGAATCTCATTATGGCAAGCCCTAACCTTGAACACGGCTATCTGTATCTTGAAGGAAACAAGTTAAATGGAAAGGAAAGAGAAGCATCAACAAAAGAGGGAGCATTCAATCATTGCTCAAAGTTTTTTGATTTCGGTGAAGACAGTTCATTTGATATGGCTATTGATATGGTAGTGGAAGGATCTGTTGGTGTGGATAGATGTGGAAACAGAATTGGAAAAGGAAAGGGATATGGAGATAGGGAAATCGAAGATCTCTTCAATAAGAATCTCATTAATGAAGACACTCCTTTAGTTACCACAATTCATCCATTTCAATTGCTTGATCATATTCCAATGGAAAGTCATGACAGAAGATTGAATATGATTGTAAGCACTGATGAAGTTATTAAGATTTAATTTTAATTTTCAAATATTTTTATTTTCTATTTTTTTCTATTTTTCACTCAATTTTTTATTATATATAAACTATTTTAGAAATATTTATTAACATTCAAAACTAAAATAGTCTTAAGTAGTTTATACTACTGCAATTCTTAATTTTTTTAAGAATTAACACATGCGTTAAAAAAAATTTAGGTGATTATAATGGCAGATTTAAAAGGTACTAAAACCGAAGCTAACTTAGCAGCAGCTTTTGCTGGTGAATCTCAAGCTCATGCTAAATATCAATATTTCGCAAGTAAAGCTAAAAAAGAAGGATACGTACAAATCCACGATATCTTTATGGAAACTTCCAAAAACGAAAAAGAACACGCAAAAATCTGGTTCAAACTTTTACACGATGGAGAAGTTCCAGACACTATTGCTAACTTAAATGCAGCAGCTGATGGTGAAAACGAAGAATGGACTGCAATGTACAAAGAATTCGCAGAAACCGCAAGAGAAGAAGGTTTCGATGAAATCGCAGGTTTATTCACCATGGTTGGTAACATCGAAAAAGAACATGAAGAAAGATACAGAGCTTTACTCGCTAATGTTGAAGGCGAAACTGTATTCAAAAAAGAAGAAGAAATTGAATGGAAATGTATTAACTGTGGTCACATAATTAAAGGAACCGATGCTCCTGTAATTTGCCCAGTATGTAAACACCCTCAATCTTACTTCGAAGAAAGAGCAACCAACTTCAAATAAGTTGATTGATTTTCGCTATTAATGATTTTTCATTAATAGCATTTTTTTATATTTTTTAGCTATTTTTGAAAATTTCAATTTAAAAGCAGTAATTATTTTAGAATTATTTACATTTATTTAACTATTTTTTGGTGATGAAAGTGTCTAAAGATGATAATTGTCAAATCGAGGATAATTGTTCCAATGGTACTTGTGCACCAGTTAGCCCATTTTCAAAAGAAGGGGCTTTATTTTTAGTTTTCATTGCTGTTTTATTTGTTATTCTATTTTTTATATTGCATGCATTTTCTTATATATGGAGTATTATTAGGGTATTGTTATGAGAGATATGTGGGGATTGACTGTCAGAGGAATTTGTGAGTATGATGGTAAGATCTTGCTCCTTA
Above is a genomic segment from Methanobrevibacter ruminantium containing:
- a CDS encoding 5-formyltetrahydrofolate cyclo-ligase encodes the protein MSLKEEKESIRKSIYDKLFNEGQSLRPNGDYGKIPDFKGSDIVAELLAGTDEWKNSKTIFCSPDSAQIPVRYLALKENKNLIMASPNLEHGYLYLEGNKLNGKEREASTKEGAFNHCSKFFDFGEDSSFDMAIDMVVEGSVGVDRCGNRIGKGKGYGDREIEDLFNKNLINEDTPLVTTIHPFQLLDHIPMESHDRRLNMIVSTDEVIKI
- the rbr gene encoding rubrerythrin, yielding MADLKGTKTEANLAAAFAGESQAHAKYQYFASKAKKEGYVQIHDIFMETSKNEKEHAKIWFKLLHDGEVPDTIANLNAAADGENEEWTAMYKEFAETAREEGFDEIAGLFTMVGNIEKEHEERYRALLANVEGETVFKKEEEIEWKCINCGHIIKGTDAPVICPVCKHPQSYFEERATNFK